AGAAAGATATGGAGAATGGGGTACCGAAAAAGAAGCAAAAGAGAGTTTTGGAAGATAGTGAACTTCCAGTTGCTTTGCAACCGTTTGTTCGAAGAAAAAAAAGTTAAGAGTTCATtacaaaacttatggttattactGCTGATTCCTGATTCTGCAAACAGTAATGATCTAAATCTACAGTTTTGATTTTCATATGGATGAGGTTATATATTTCATTTTATGTTGATCATTGCTTATAGCAATTGCCATAGACTGTATGATGGACTTTAAGGaggctttatttttttattttttggtaATCTCATTTTAACAGTGTAGTACTCAGTAATTTAAAAAAGGTTACATTTTTGTGTTATAGACTTGTAAACATATTGATCTGTACAATGGGTTCAAGGCATGAATATGTTGATGAATTTATCAATTTGGTTGTTAACTTTATTTAGATTGGCATTAGAAAACAATCATATAAACTAATCTAAGTTTGTGagtatatttacatttatttagtATTGATCAATAGTTGAAATAGCATTTTAAGTGACAAACTTATTATAAGAACGTAAGTCAATTGGACTATACGAATATCTTTAAAGTTTAATAATTCAAATACTTAACGCACAATTCACTTGCACATCAATAAGACAGCTCGTTTAACTATATCTCTTTACTTTTTTTCGACTTTAGTACTTTGCCATGTATTttctatgatttttttttttatggtCACCAAGATATAATATAATAGTATTTGTTTTCTACTCCTTAAATTCACACTTCTTTATTAACATGTTTATAAACACACTctctttatatattaaaatatccaATTCTAATACAAAACAATTTGAGTGCCACTAGAAATTGAACTTTTAGGCTGTATAATTCTTTTTTAGGAACTTTAATCCTTTAAATGCATTCTAAGTCTTATAAATTAGATTCTATAGAATTCTCTCCTTGCCCTATAAAAATAGAGTTTTTCACAACTTAACTATCTTAAAACTAGCTAGAATGGGTGCCCAAAGAAGTTTAATTATAGTACTTGCTCTCTTTTTCATGTTTCTTACAATTTCTGCATCCCAACAACACAAGAAACACTACTACAAACCATGCAAAACCCTAACCCTTTTTTACCATCAAACTCTCTACAATGGCCATAATAGAGCCAAAGCCACCGCGGTTATTGTCGCTAACCCCCCTTGGGCAAATCAAACTAGTTTAGCTGACCAATTTTATTTTGGCGACGTGATTGTTTTTGATGATCCCGTTACTTGAGACAATAACCCTCACTCCACCCCAATCGGTCGAGCCCAAGGTCAGTACACGTGGGCCAACAAAAATACATTTTCCTCGTTGTGGCAACTTTCGTTTGTTCTTAATATTACCGATTATCAGGGTACCATCAACTTGGTTGGGGATAATCCGATATTAATGGAGACTAGGGAGATATCAATTGTTGGTGGCACCGGAGATTTCTTTATGCACAGAGGGATCGCAACAATTACTACCACTATGTTTGATCCAAGTGACTTATATCATTTCAGCCTtcgttttgatttaaaattttacgAATGTTGGTAACCACAAGATTAGAGATCATGAGGTCTACATGTTATTTTGGTGTCATTTTATCTGTACTTTGCTCGCATAAATACGGAATATGTCATTTGTCTTAATGACATACACAGTATATATTTGTACCTTGTGTGTTTACACTTTAGTTTAAAATAAAGGTTATTATTTTTGCAGTTTTGTATATTATTGTGCAATTATGTAAATTTAAGATTTAAAATTTTAAGCACAACTTAAGCTAGCTTGCAAAATGCTACTACTTCAAAAGAAAATATAAGTTCGTAATAAATTTGAAAGAGTCGTAGTCTAGTGGTAAGGATTTAAACTTTAATAGTGAAAATTTTAATAAGTCTCAAGTTCGAACCCTTGGAGCAATAAGGTTTACTCTTTGTAGCCAACGTATGTTCACTCGCGATGACTCCGCCCATCCGTAAAATGGGTGATCGCCAAGAAGTTAATCGGCTCGAAAAACAGTTCAGATACTTGGATTAATCTAAAGTTGCCAATAAAATTGGGAACTATACGATTAGTTGTTAGTAGCTCCTGATAGAAATAAAGTTTTCTAACATGTAAATGATGATATTGTGTAAGTGTAGGGACTAATGTGCAAATCCACTAAAATGTTTAAAAGCTCCAATAAACCCCTAAAGAACTTTATGCAAAACCAACACCCATCAAAACCCTAACCTCTGTGCCGCCGGCAAGAAAGATTCATCATGGCTCCGGTCAACACCAGTGATAACCAACTAATTCAAAGAGTCCCTAGAAACACCATCCGTAAAACAGTGATTTCTTTGCTTAAATGGAAAGCACAACAAATCTCCGATCAAAAAACACCAATTTCCGACTACGTTGATAATTACATTTACCTTATCCTAACTCTCAACAAGATCCCACAAAAAGAATTCACCAAAAACCCAAACAAGATACCCATTCCCCATTCTTTACATACCTCGCCGGAATATTGCCGGAGTTGCCTCATAATCGACGACCGGCCAAAACCCAATAACCAAAAGCTTACATTCGAATACGCCGATAAAAAGATCAAAGCTTTAGGAATACCCATAACAAAAATCATCAAACTTTCCAAGATTAAGTCAGATTACAGATCATTTGAGTCAAAAGTTGAACTTTTTAATTTATTTGATGTTTTCTTGGCTGACCGGAGGATAATTGGCATGTTGCCGGAGACATTGGGAAAAGTGTTTTATaaaaaacaagaaaaagattcCGGTGCCGGTGGATTTGCGGCGAGATAGTGATTGGAAAGGTGAGATTGAAATGGGGTTTAGTTGTTGCTTATTGTGGTTGAGTAAAGGAACTTGTAGTGTTGTTAAAGTTGGTAAATTTGATGGAATGAAGGTGGATGAGATTGTTGATAATGTGgtggctgctgctgctggtgtggtGGAACTAGTGCCTAAGAAATGGGTTGGGCTGAAATCTTTTCATTTAAAGTTTTTTGATTCTTTAGCTTTGCCAATTTATGGGGTTGATCAAATGAAGGATGATGGGAATGAGACTATTTCAAAATAGGTGAAATATGTGTTTGTATGCATTTTGGAGCTATGTTTACTtggtatatttataaaatatataaagttctAAAATCGTCACAAGTTTTGTTTATTTTTATGGGTATTTAGTGGAGACTGATGAATGATTATTTATCAACATTATCTTGTGCTTGTAAAAGTTCGGTTTTTTGGTTATAATTTGTTTTATTTATGGATGATTTGAAAGTTTGGCCATTGTTGATGGCTATCACTTTATTAGGAAAGTTGATCATCTGATGATATACAACATTTGCTTGAAATTTGGTATTTTCCCGGTTATCGACAGAGGTTGTGATCCTTTGATGATTTGCCCACATTTTTTTAGCGTGCAATTGGTAATCAGTTCTTGTAAAGCTTTTTACAATTATGGGGTCATTAGCAAGAATTTGATAATCTATGAATAGATAGTCATGTGAGGCATTgtgttcctttttttttttttcctcccCTGAAAAAAACGAAAACTTTTTATAACAACAGAAAACGTTTTCGAAAAGAAGACGAAATCAACAAGAACAATAGATGATCCTAATGAGGCTCGAACCGAGAAAGCGGTAACCTAACGAACTATCTATACCAAGCCTCACCAAACCAAAAAACAATCGTAACACAACCAAAAACTGAAAGCATACGGATACAATGACAAACAAAATCCAAAGAATGCTACGAAACAAGAAACCGAAATAAAGGAACTCAAATATCCTTAATGAACACGCCGAACTTCGCCCTTTCAGCGCCTTGAACCACTTTTTCCTTTCGTTTTTGATGATTCAAATTCTTAACCGGTGGACGCGGAATCTCACTAGAGTTTATAATGTTATCAGTGACCGGTTCACTCTCGGCCATACTCGTCATCATCTTATCAAAAGCCGTGAAGGCCTCGTCAGTCATTATAACCGACCCCGAAGAAACGTCAACGTCCGGGCCCACAAATCCATACTTCTTATCAATCTTACCGCCATAAATAAATTTTGAATGGAGTCCCCGTAGTCCAAATCATCTTCATAATCAACGAGCTTACAAGAACCCGAGGTAGAAGCGACGTTTCTTCTCGACCGCAAGTTCACACCTTCGAATTGTTTCCTAAGAAGCTTTCTATTTAAAACATACCACGACTTGCAGTAACCTTCACACGCAAGATCCTCGCAATCGCAATACATCCTTCCATTACGCCCAATTAAAATTGGTGATGGCCTATCTTCCATCGTATCGTCTACTCGATTCGCCTTCGACTCTtcctttcttttcttcttctccaTCTTTAAACGAGTCAACCTATCTGGAAGGAAATCGCCAAAGGATCGGTGAGAAGGATTCGCCGGAACCGTAGGTGAAAACGCCGGCGTGGTTGTTCCAGCATGTGTGTACTCGTCGATAGCTTTAGAGTGAGTTGTGTTAGGCATATTTATAGGTAATTGTAAGTGGAGAAAAGGGAAATTGAAATAGGGAAAAATAATTGCAGGGAAAGATTAGTAAAGAGGAGTAAATGTGCGGAGTAATTGAGGGAGGGTACCCTGATCTATTAAGGGTTGAGACATGTTATCTTAAACTTGAGAACTCGGTTTAATTACAATAGTACATTTActtcttttttttaatttttttttcttcaaaaattaCGAATACTCGTATATAGAACAGATGTCGTTTTTCAAAGAAAGTCGCCCTCAACAAACAATACAAAAAGACGAGAAAATGGGTAAGCTCACACCTAGAAAGCAACTATCAAAACGAAAACTATTTATAAACGAGTCTCCCTAAAAACCATAAAACAAACTAACCAAACAAAACCGATTACAACATGATGATGAAAAGGAATTAGACCAAATGAACCACACAAGATGAACCCGACCACTCAACCTCTAGGTTCCGCCCTTTTCAACTTACCGTTAACCGTCTCTTTCAGGAATTCGTCTCATACCGATTCCCCATCTTGTAAGATAACACATTGGCAGATCTGTCACTCGGTGTGCTCTCGTCGGCTCGTCGCCAAACGGGTCATCATTCCATCGAATGCCGCAAAAGCCTATGAGGACATATTTCCTCCCCTGATTGCCGATGAACTGCCATCTTTACCATCTTGAGGACCCATAAACAAGTTTTGAATTGTGTCCCCGTAATCCAAGTCATCAACATTATCTTTTAACTCGATCGTCCTCTTTCTAGACCTCGGATTAACTTCGCCAAACAAACATTTAGGAACATCTTTATTCAAGACGTACCACGATTTACAAAAATCTTAGCACGAGGGAAACTCGCAATCGCAATAACTTCTTTCACTACTTTCACTACGACCAATCAATTACTTGACGTTTCGTTTAAGTTAGTACCTTCACTTGGTTTGACTTGTGATCGTGTGCCATCGTGTGACCGTTAAGTCTTGAAAGATTTTTATTAACTCTTTATAACTCCTTCAAAAACTTAACAAAGTAACAATACAGTTGTAATACCTCCTCTGCACTTGCTTTTTTCAGATCAAAGTTGTACTTACGAGCAAAACTTACAGATATTGGAAGTAATAATAAGAGAAAAATATATGTCTCAAATGAACATGAAACCTTACGTTTATGATGTTTATAAAGAAAACCACTACCAACACCCATTTTCCATGCGACAAGAAATTAATATTTGAAGATTAAAACAATTAGGGTGCTCCCAACAGTTATGTCTTCCAAGCCGTCCTCCTCTTAGTCCTCAAGGACACTATTGACAGCAAATAGTCCAGCCTCTAGTCCAACCTTTAGTTCAACCTTTAGTCCTTATCCATGTCTATTTCAATCATATTCGTGGACGGAGGATTATGTTATATGTGTGGTACCTTTTGTTTCTTTACttgtacatttaattaattaattaatataatgagTCCCAATTTATTTGAGAAAATATGCCATTGTTGGTAGTGTTTAGTCGTGAGTTAGTCCTGAGAAGGAAGTGTTGATGGGAAGGGATGAACTTCACCATTGGGAGCACCCTTAGTATGTAATTTGATTTATAAATACCCAAGCTCTTAAGAAAGAAATATCACTTTtaaagaaatgaaaaaaaaaaaaaaaaaaaaaaaagtataaatCAAACCACAGTACTTATTGGATGCTAAAACTTCACTATGGTCATTTTAAAGCTGCTGCAATATGTAACCAAAAGGCCTATCGTCTAAAAACTTCGCTCAACTAGTTTTCAATAAAGCCGCAATTTTGAACACCTCTGGGAGCTTTCTTTTCCTTTCTATATATATCTTGAGATCCATGTTTTGTTTTGGGCACACTAAAAGAATATCATCATAACACTTGTAAATGAAACTTGAGTGCTTTAGAACACATCAAGACATTTTGCTTTGAATCTGTCGATGAACATGCACTAGGAACTCAACATACGAGAGACTACTTGGAGACTTGTCTTCCACCATGTATGAAAAAAACAGCGATCCTGAATAATAGTAAAAAGAAGGGAAAAAAAACGTATTAAAAAGGACATAAATATAGAGAAGGAATGTGGGTGGTCAATATATAGTGTTAATTTGGCTTTTGCTGTCACGGCGATTGGTTTCGAGACGACAGTATAACACAAATGAATATTCATTGATGATTATTATGTTACCTGATGGATCTCCTTTCTTGCATAATT
The window above is part of the Rutidosis leptorrhynchoides isolate AG116_Rl617_1_P2 chromosome 1, CSIRO_AGI_Rlap_v1, whole genome shotgun sequence genome. Proteins encoded here:
- the LOC139843105 gene encoding uncharacterized protein is translated as MAPVNTSDNQLIQRVPRNTIRKTVISLLKWKAQQISDQKTPISDYVDNYIYLILTLNKIPQKEFTKNPNKIPIPHSLHTSPEYCRSCLIIDDRPKPNNQKLTFEYADKKIKALGIPITKIIKLSKIKSDYRSFESKVELFNLFDVFLADRRIIGMLPETLGKVFYKKQEKDSGAGGFAAR